A part of Podarcis muralis chromosome 13, rPodMur119.hap1.1, whole genome shotgun sequence genomic DNA contains:
- the LOC114608023 gene encoding cleavage stimulation factor subunit 2-like isoform X2 produces MAGLSVRDPAVDRSLRSVFVGNIPYEATEEQLKDIFSEVGPVVSFRLVYDRETGKPKGYGFCEYQDQETALSAMRNLNGREFSGRALRVDNAASEKNKEELKSLGTGAPIIESPYGDPVNPEDAPESISRAVASLPPEQMFELMKQMKLCVQNSPQEARSMLLQNPQLAYALLQAQVVMRIVDPEIALKILHRQTTVPALIPSGLQAGPGQGPGPGQGPGPGPGPGPGPGPGPGPGPGPNAQMNQPNVPSSQPQPIGGMHVNGAPPMMQPPMQGGVPAPGQMPSSGPGPLAPGGGMPGGGPMLLERGQGNLQLSPVGPARPSSIERVQVPMPDPRAPMQRGPMPASGPPPRGLLGDAPNDPRGGTLLSVTGEVEPRGYLGPSHQGPPHQGPPMHHMAGHDNRGPPPHEMRGGPMGEPRPLMGEPRGPMMDTRGGRDPRGMEPRGMDGRGMEPRGMEPRGMEPRVMDARGMEPRGMEPRVMEMRGMEPRGMEPPRGMEPRGMEPRGMEPPRGMEPPRGMEPPRGMEPPRGMEPPRGMEPPRGMEPPRGMEPRGMDSRGPGPNPRGPMTGGIQGPGPLSMASTVSQGPRQVPNMPAAAMQAGGMPGPSVQAAGQPGGFSPGQNQVTPQDHEKAALIMQVLQLTADQIAMLPPEQRQSILILKEQIQKSTSAP; encoded by the exons ATGGCGGGGCTCTCCGTGCGGGATCCCGCCGTGGACCGGTCCCTGCGCTCCGTTTTCG TGGGGAACATCCCATATGAAGCCACAGAAGAGCAGTTAAAGGACATTTTCTCAGAGGTTGGGCCTGTCGTCAGTTTCCG ATTGGTGTATGACCGAGAGACGGGCAAACCAAAAGGTTATGGCTTTTGTGAATATCAAGACCAGGAGACGGCACTCAGTGCCATGCGGAATCTGAATGGACGTGAGTTCAGTGGGAGAGCCCTGCGTGTGGACAACGCAGCCAGCGAGAAGAACAAAGAGGAGCTGAAGA GCCTGGGCACTGGGGCCCCCATCATTGAGTCGCCCTACGGAGACCCTGTGAACCCTGAAGATGCTCCCGAGTCCATCAGCAGGGCTGTTGCCAGCCTCCCACCAGAGCAGATGTTTGAACTGATGAAGCAGATGAAG ctctGTGTCCAGAACAGTCCTCAGGAGGCTCGGAGCATGCTGCTGCAGAACCCTCAGCTCGCCTATGCTCTGCTGCAGGCCCAGGTGGTGATGCGGATTGTGGATCCGGAGATCGCTCTG AAAATCTTGCATCGGCAGACGACCGTCCCAGCTCTGATTCCAAGCGGCCTGCAAGCGGGTCCAGGACaagggcctgggcctgggcaagGTCCTGGGCCTGGACCTGGACCTGGACCCGGACCAGGGCCTGGTCCTGGTCCTGGTCCTGGTCCAAATGCACAGATGAACCAGCCAAACGTCCCCTCCTCCCAGCCACAACCAATA GGGGGTATGCATGTCAATGGAGCCCCCCCTATGATGCAGCCACCCATGCAGGGAGGAGTGCCAGCCCCAGGGCAAATGCCAAGCTCTGGCCCTGGCCCCTTGGCTCCTGGAG GTGGCATGCCAGGAGGTGGCCCGATGCTCTTGGAACGTGGTCAAG GGAACCTGCAGCTCTCTCCCGTGGGACCTGCCAGGCCTTCCTCTATTGAGCGAGTACAAG TGCCCATGCCGGATCCACGGGCCCCCATGCAGCGTGGCCCAATGCCAGCTAGTGGTCCACCACCCCGAGGCCTTCTGGGAGACGCCCCAAATGATCCACGTGGGGGAACTCTGCTGTCAGTCACTGGAGAAGTGGAACCCAG GGGTTACCTTGGGCCATCGCACCAGGGGCCTCCTCACCAGGGCCCCCCCATGCACCACATGGCTGGTCATGACAATCGTGGGCCGCCCCCCCACGAAATGAGAGGTGGGCCAATGGGAGAACCGAGGCCTTTGATGGGAGAGCCACGAGGTCCCATGATGGACACCCGAG GTGGAAGAGATCCAAGGGGAATGGAGCCCCGAGGCATGGATGGCAGGGGCATGGAGCCCAGAGGAATGGAGCCCAGGGGAATGGAGCCCAGAGTGATGGATGCCAGGGGCATGGAACCCCGAGGGATGGAGCCCAGAGTGATGGAAATGCGGGGCATGGAGCCCAGAGGAATGGAACCTCCTCGGGGCATGGAGCCTCGTGGGATGGAGCCCAGGGGCATGGAACCTCCTCGGGGCATGGAGCCACCCAGGGGCATGGAGCCCCCCAGGGGGATGGAGCCCCCCAGAGGCATGGAACCACCCAGGGGAATGGAGCCACCCAGGGGAATGGAGCCACCCAGGGGGATGGAACCCAGAGGCATGGACTCCAGGGGCCCTGGCCCCAATCCAAGGGGTCCAATGACTGGAGGCATTCAAGGCCCTGGACCTCTTAGCATGGCATCCACTGTCTCGCAGGGGCCTCGACAG GTGCCTAACATGCCTGCCGCAGCAATGCAGGCCGGAGGCATGCCAGGACCAAGCGTACAAGCAGCTGGCCAGCCTGGAGGGTTCAGTCCTGGCCAAAACCAGGTAACACCCCAGGATCATGAAAAG GCCGCACTCATCATGCAGGTCCTCCAGCTGACGGCAGACCAGATAGCTATGTTGCCTCCAGAGCAAAGGCAGAGCATCCTGATCCTGAAAGAGCAGATACAGAAGTCCACCAGTGCCCCTTGA
- the LOC114608023 gene encoding cleavage stimulation factor subunit 2-like isoform X3 codes for MAGLSVRDPAVDRSLRSVFVGNIPYEATEEQLKDIFSEVGPVVSFRLVYDRETGKPKGYGFCEYQDQETALSAMRNLNGREFSGRALRVDNAASEKNKEELKSLGTGAPIIESPYGDPVNPEDAPESISRAVASLPPEQMFELMKQMKLCVQNSPQEARSMLLQNPQLAYALLQAQVVMRIVDPEIALKILHRQTTVPALIPSGLQAGPGQGPGPGQGPGPGPGPGPGPGPGPGPGPGPNAQMNQPNVPSSQPQPIQGGMHVNGAPPMMQPPMQGGVPAPGQMPSSGPGPLAPGGGMPGGGPMLLERGQVPMPDPRAPMQRGPMPASGPPPRGLLGDAPNDPRGGTLLSVTGEVEPRGYLGPSHQGPPHQGPPMHHMAGHDNRGPPPHEMRGGPMGEPRPLMGEPRGPMMDTRGGRDPRGMEPRGMDGRGMEPRGMEPRGMEPRVMDARGMEPRGMEPRVMEMRGMEPRGMEPPRGMEPRGMEPRGMEPPRGMEPPRGMEPPRGMEPPRGMEPPRGMEPPRGMEPPRGMEPRGMDSRGPGPNPRGPMTGGIQGPGPLSMASTVSQGPRQVPNMPAAAMQAGGMPGPSVQAAGQPGGFSPGQNQVTPQDHEKAALIMQVLQLTADQIAMLPPEQRQSILILKEQIQKSTSAP; via the exons ATGGCGGGGCTCTCCGTGCGGGATCCCGCCGTGGACCGGTCCCTGCGCTCCGTTTTCG TGGGGAACATCCCATATGAAGCCACAGAAGAGCAGTTAAAGGACATTTTCTCAGAGGTTGGGCCTGTCGTCAGTTTCCG ATTGGTGTATGACCGAGAGACGGGCAAACCAAAAGGTTATGGCTTTTGTGAATATCAAGACCAGGAGACGGCACTCAGTGCCATGCGGAATCTGAATGGACGTGAGTTCAGTGGGAGAGCCCTGCGTGTGGACAACGCAGCCAGCGAGAAGAACAAAGAGGAGCTGAAGA GCCTGGGCACTGGGGCCCCCATCATTGAGTCGCCCTACGGAGACCCTGTGAACCCTGAAGATGCTCCCGAGTCCATCAGCAGGGCTGTTGCCAGCCTCCCACCAGAGCAGATGTTTGAACTGATGAAGCAGATGAAG ctctGTGTCCAGAACAGTCCTCAGGAGGCTCGGAGCATGCTGCTGCAGAACCCTCAGCTCGCCTATGCTCTGCTGCAGGCCCAGGTGGTGATGCGGATTGTGGATCCGGAGATCGCTCTG AAAATCTTGCATCGGCAGACGACCGTCCCAGCTCTGATTCCAAGCGGCCTGCAAGCGGGTCCAGGACaagggcctgggcctgggcaagGTCCTGGGCCTGGACCTGGACCTGGACCCGGACCAGGGCCTGGTCCTGGTCCTGGTCCTGGTCCAAATGCACAGATGAACCAGCCAAACGTCCCCTCCTCCCAGCCACAACCAATA CAGGGGGGTATGCATGTCAATGGAGCCCCCCCTATGATGCAGCCACCCATGCAGGGAGGAGTGCCAGCCCCAGGGCAAATGCCAAGCTCTGGCCCTGGCCCCTTGGCTCCTGGAG GTGGCATGCCAGGAGGTGGCCCGATGCTCTTGGAACGTGGTCAAG TGCCCATGCCGGATCCACGGGCCCCCATGCAGCGTGGCCCAATGCCAGCTAGTGGTCCACCACCCCGAGGCCTTCTGGGAGACGCCCCAAATGATCCACGTGGGGGAACTCTGCTGTCAGTCACTGGAGAAGTGGAACCCAG GGGTTACCTTGGGCCATCGCACCAGGGGCCTCCTCACCAGGGCCCCCCCATGCACCACATGGCTGGTCATGACAATCGTGGGCCGCCCCCCCACGAAATGAGAGGTGGGCCAATGGGAGAACCGAGGCCTTTGATGGGAGAGCCACGAGGTCCCATGATGGACACCCGAG GTGGAAGAGATCCAAGGGGAATGGAGCCCCGAGGCATGGATGGCAGGGGCATGGAGCCCAGAGGAATGGAGCCCAGGGGAATGGAGCCCAGAGTGATGGATGCCAGGGGCATGGAACCCCGAGGGATGGAGCCCAGAGTGATGGAAATGCGGGGCATGGAGCCCAGAGGAATGGAACCTCCTCGGGGCATGGAGCCTCGTGGGATGGAGCCCAGGGGCATGGAACCTCCTCGGGGCATGGAGCCACCCAGGGGCATGGAGCCCCCCAGGGGGATGGAGCCCCCCAGAGGCATGGAACCACCCAGGGGAATGGAGCCACCCAGGGGAATGGAGCCACCCAGGGGGATGGAACCCAGAGGCATGGACTCCAGGGGCCCTGGCCCCAATCCAAGGGGTCCAATGACTGGAGGCATTCAAGGCCCTGGACCTCTTAGCATGGCATCCACTGTCTCGCAGGGGCCTCGACAG GTGCCTAACATGCCTGCCGCAGCAATGCAGGCCGGAGGCATGCCAGGACCAAGCGTACAAGCAGCTGGCCAGCCTGGAGGGTTCAGTCCTGGCCAAAACCAGGTAACACCCCAGGATCATGAAAAG GCCGCACTCATCATGCAGGTCCTCCAGCTGACGGCAGACCAGATAGCTATGTTGCCTCCAGAGCAAAGGCAGAGCATCCTGATCCTGAAAGAGCAGATACAGAAGTCCACCAGTGCCCCTTGA
- the LOC114608023 gene encoding cleavage stimulation factor subunit 2-like isoform X4 produces MAGLSVRDPAVDRSLRSVFVGNIPYEATEEQLKDIFSEVGPVVSFRLVYDRETGKPKGYGFCEYQDQETALSAMRNLNGREFSGRALRVDNAASEKNKEELKSLGTGAPIIESPYGDPVNPEDAPESISRAVASLPPEQMFELMKQMKLCVQNSPQEARSMLLQNPQLAYALLQAQVVMRIVDPEIALKILHRQTTVPALIPSGLQAGPGQGPGPGQGPGPGPGPGPGPGPGPGPGPGPNAQMNQPNVPSSQPQPIGGMHVNGAPPMMQPPMQGGVPAPGQMPSSGPGPLAPGGGMPGGGPMLLERGQVPMPDPRAPMQRGPMPASGPPPRGLLGDAPNDPRGGTLLSVTGEVEPRGYLGPSHQGPPHQGPPMHHMAGHDNRGPPPHEMRGGPMGEPRPLMGEPRGPMMDTRGGRDPRGMEPRGMDGRGMEPRGMEPRGMEPRVMDARGMEPRGMEPRVMEMRGMEPRGMEPPRGMEPRGMEPRGMEPPRGMEPPRGMEPPRGMEPPRGMEPPRGMEPPRGMEPPRGMEPRGMDSRGPGPNPRGPMTGGIQGPGPLSMASTVSQGPRQVPNMPAAAMQAGGMPGPSVQAAGQPGGFSPGQNQVTPQDHEKAALIMQVLQLTADQIAMLPPEQRQSILILKEQIQKSTSAP; encoded by the exons ATGGCGGGGCTCTCCGTGCGGGATCCCGCCGTGGACCGGTCCCTGCGCTCCGTTTTCG TGGGGAACATCCCATATGAAGCCACAGAAGAGCAGTTAAAGGACATTTTCTCAGAGGTTGGGCCTGTCGTCAGTTTCCG ATTGGTGTATGACCGAGAGACGGGCAAACCAAAAGGTTATGGCTTTTGTGAATATCAAGACCAGGAGACGGCACTCAGTGCCATGCGGAATCTGAATGGACGTGAGTTCAGTGGGAGAGCCCTGCGTGTGGACAACGCAGCCAGCGAGAAGAACAAAGAGGAGCTGAAGA GCCTGGGCACTGGGGCCCCCATCATTGAGTCGCCCTACGGAGACCCTGTGAACCCTGAAGATGCTCCCGAGTCCATCAGCAGGGCTGTTGCCAGCCTCCCACCAGAGCAGATGTTTGAACTGATGAAGCAGATGAAG ctctGTGTCCAGAACAGTCCTCAGGAGGCTCGGAGCATGCTGCTGCAGAACCCTCAGCTCGCCTATGCTCTGCTGCAGGCCCAGGTGGTGATGCGGATTGTGGATCCGGAGATCGCTCTG AAAATCTTGCATCGGCAGACGACCGTCCCAGCTCTGATTCCAAGCGGCCTGCAAGCGGGTCCAGGACaagggcctgggcctgggcaagGTCCTGGGCCTGGACCTGGACCTGGACCCGGACCAGGGCCTGGTCCTGGTCCTGGTCCTGGTCCAAATGCACAGATGAACCAGCCAAACGTCCCCTCCTCCCAGCCACAACCAATA GGGGGTATGCATGTCAATGGAGCCCCCCCTATGATGCAGCCACCCATGCAGGGAGGAGTGCCAGCCCCAGGGCAAATGCCAAGCTCTGGCCCTGGCCCCTTGGCTCCTGGAG GTGGCATGCCAGGAGGTGGCCCGATGCTCTTGGAACGTGGTCAAG TGCCCATGCCGGATCCACGGGCCCCCATGCAGCGTGGCCCAATGCCAGCTAGTGGTCCACCACCCCGAGGCCTTCTGGGAGACGCCCCAAATGATCCACGTGGGGGAACTCTGCTGTCAGTCACTGGAGAAGTGGAACCCAG GGGTTACCTTGGGCCATCGCACCAGGGGCCTCCTCACCAGGGCCCCCCCATGCACCACATGGCTGGTCATGACAATCGTGGGCCGCCCCCCCACGAAATGAGAGGTGGGCCAATGGGAGAACCGAGGCCTTTGATGGGAGAGCCACGAGGTCCCATGATGGACACCCGAG GTGGAAGAGATCCAAGGGGAATGGAGCCCCGAGGCATGGATGGCAGGGGCATGGAGCCCAGAGGAATGGAGCCCAGGGGAATGGAGCCCAGAGTGATGGATGCCAGGGGCATGGAACCCCGAGGGATGGAGCCCAGAGTGATGGAAATGCGGGGCATGGAGCCCAGAGGAATGGAACCTCCTCGGGGCATGGAGCCTCGTGGGATGGAGCCCAGGGGCATGGAACCTCCTCGGGGCATGGAGCCACCCAGGGGCATGGAGCCCCCCAGGGGGATGGAGCCCCCCAGAGGCATGGAACCACCCAGGGGAATGGAGCCACCCAGGGGAATGGAGCCACCCAGGGGGATGGAACCCAGAGGCATGGACTCCAGGGGCCCTGGCCCCAATCCAAGGGGTCCAATGACTGGAGGCATTCAAGGCCCTGGACCTCTTAGCATGGCATCCACTGTCTCGCAGGGGCCTCGACAG GTGCCTAACATGCCTGCCGCAGCAATGCAGGCCGGAGGCATGCCAGGACCAAGCGTACAAGCAGCTGGCCAGCCTGGAGGGTTCAGTCCTGGCCAAAACCAGGTAACACCCCAGGATCATGAAAAG GCCGCACTCATCATGCAGGTCCTCCAGCTGACGGCAGACCAGATAGCTATGTTGCCTCCAGAGCAAAGGCAGAGCATCCTGATCCTGAAAGAGCAGATACAGAAGTCCACCAGTGCCCCTTGA
- the LOC114608023 gene encoding cleavage stimulation factor subunit 2-like isoform X1: MAGLSVRDPAVDRSLRSVFVGNIPYEATEEQLKDIFSEVGPVVSFRLVYDRETGKPKGYGFCEYQDQETALSAMRNLNGREFSGRALRVDNAASEKNKEELKSLGTGAPIIESPYGDPVNPEDAPESISRAVASLPPEQMFELMKQMKLCVQNSPQEARSMLLQNPQLAYALLQAQVVMRIVDPEIALKILHRQTTVPALIPSGLQAGPGQGPGPGQGPGPGPGPGPGPGPGPGPGPGPNAQMNQPNVPSSQPQPIQGGMHVNGAPPMMQPPMQGGVPAPGQMPSSGPGPLAPGGGMPGGGPMLLERGQGNLQLSPVGPARPSSIERVQVPMPDPRAPMQRGPMPASGPPPRGLLGDAPNDPRGGTLLSVTGEVEPRGYLGPSHQGPPHQGPPMHHMAGHDNRGPPPHEMRGGPMGEPRPLMGEPRGPMMDTRGGRDPRGMEPRGMDGRGMEPRGMEPRGMEPRVMDARGMEPRGMEPRVMEMRGMEPRGMEPPRGMEPRGMEPRGMEPPRGMEPPRGMEPPRGMEPPRGMEPPRGMEPPRGMEPPRGMEPRGMDSRGPGPNPRGPMTGGIQGPGPLSMASTVSQGPRQVPNMPAAAMQAGGMPGPSVQAAGQPGGFSPGQNQVTPQDHEKAALIMQVLQLTADQIAMLPPEQRQSILILKEQIQKSTSAP; the protein is encoded by the exons ATGGCGGGGCTCTCCGTGCGGGATCCCGCCGTGGACCGGTCCCTGCGCTCCGTTTTCG TGGGGAACATCCCATATGAAGCCACAGAAGAGCAGTTAAAGGACATTTTCTCAGAGGTTGGGCCTGTCGTCAGTTTCCG ATTGGTGTATGACCGAGAGACGGGCAAACCAAAAGGTTATGGCTTTTGTGAATATCAAGACCAGGAGACGGCACTCAGTGCCATGCGGAATCTGAATGGACGTGAGTTCAGTGGGAGAGCCCTGCGTGTGGACAACGCAGCCAGCGAGAAGAACAAAGAGGAGCTGAAGA GCCTGGGCACTGGGGCCCCCATCATTGAGTCGCCCTACGGAGACCCTGTGAACCCTGAAGATGCTCCCGAGTCCATCAGCAGGGCTGTTGCCAGCCTCCCACCAGAGCAGATGTTTGAACTGATGAAGCAGATGAAG ctctGTGTCCAGAACAGTCCTCAGGAGGCTCGGAGCATGCTGCTGCAGAACCCTCAGCTCGCCTATGCTCTGCTGCAGGCCCAGGTGGTGATGCGGATTGTGGATCCGGAGATCGCTCTG AAAATCTTGCATCGGCAGACGACCGTCCCAGCTCTGATTCCAAGCGGCCTGCAAGCGGGTCCAGGACaagggcctgggcctgggcaagGTCCTGGGCCTGGACCTGGACCTGGACCCGGACCAGGGCCTGGTCCTGGTCCTGGTCCTGGTCCAAATGCACAGATGAACCAGCCAAACGTCCCCTCCTCCCAGCCACAACCAATA CAGGGGGGTATGCATGTCAATGGAGCCCCCCCTATGATGCAGCCACCCATGCAGGGAGGAGTGCCAGCCCCAGGGCAAATGCCAAGCTCTGGCCCTGGCCCCTTGGCTCCTGGAG GTGGCATGCCAGGAGGTGGCCCGATGCTCTTGGAACGTGGTCAAG GGAACCTGCAGCTCTCTCCCGTGGGACCTGCCAGGCCTTCCTCTATTGAGCGAGTACAAG TGCCCATGCCGGATCCACGGGCCCCCATGCAGCGTGGCCCAATGCCAGCTAGTGGTCCACCACCCCGAGGCCTTCTGGGAGACGCCCCAAATGATCCACGTGGGGGAACTCTGCTGTCAGTCACTGGAGAAGTGGAACCCAG GGGTTACCTTGGGCCATCGCACCAGGGGCCTCCTCACCAGGGCCCCCCCATGCACCACATGGCTGGTCATGACAATCGTGGGCCGCCCCCCCACGAAATGAGAGGTGGGCCAATGGGAGAACCGAGGCCTTTGATGGGAGAGCCACGAGGTCCCATGATGGACACCCGAG GTGGAAGAGATCCAAGGGGAATGGAGCCCCGAGGCATGGATGGCAGGGGCATGGAGCCCAGAGGAATGGAGCCCAGGGGAATGGAGCCCAGAGTGATGGATGCCAGGGGCATGGAACCCCGAGGGATGGAGCCCAGAGTGATGGAAATGCGGGGCATGGAGCCCAGAGGAATGGAACCTCCTCGGGGCATGGAGCCTCGTGGGATGGAGCCCAGGGGCATGGAACCTCCTCGGGGCATGGAGCCACCCAGGGGCATGGAGCCCCCCAGGGGGATGGAGCCCCCCAGAGGCATGGAACCACCCAGGGGAATGGAGCCACCCAGGGGAATGGAGCCACCCAGGGGGATGGAACCCAGAGGCATGGACTCCAGGGGCCCTGGCCCCAATCCAAGGGGTCCAATGACTGGAGGCATTCAAGGCCCTGGACCTCTTAGCATGGCATCCACTGTCTCGCAGGGGCCTCGACAG GTGCCTAACATGCCTGCCGCAGCAATGCAGGCCGGAGGCATGCCAGGACCAAGCGTACAAGCAGCTGGCCAGCCTGGAGGGTTCAGTCCTGGCCAAAACCAGGTAACACCCCAGGATCATGAAAAG GCCGCACTCATCATGCAGGTCCTCCAGCTGACGGCAGACCAGATAGCTATGTTGCCTCCAGAGCAAAGGCAGAGCATCCTGATCCTGAAAGAGCAGATACAGAAGTCCACCAGTGCCCCTTGA
- the LOC114608024 gene encoding sulfotransferase 1C2-like: protein MDHKTGWEGMEPIKRTELVDVDGIPLLKNTADNWQRLWAFKARPDDLLICTYPKAGTTWIQEIVSMIQHRGDPQKCDQVPIHQRIPLIDMFPPKHFPRGQLSPSGVSGLEQAETIPSPRTLKSHLPVQLLPPSFWEQNCKIIYVARNAKDNAVSYFHFYHMNKGLPEPGNWDEFLENFLAGKLVWGSWFDHVCGWWEAKDRHPILYLFYEDMKEDPAREIRKVAQFLGLQLPDPVVNQIVQHTMFENMKLNPMTNYSSIPSLIFDQTVSPFMRKGTVGDWKEHFTVAQSERFDDACERLLGGSNLIFRTQL, encoded by the exons ATGGATCACAAAACTGGGTGGGAAGGTATGGAGCCCATCAAGCGCACAGAGCTGGTGGACGTTGACGGCATCCCTCTTCTCAAAAACACAGCAGATAACTGGCAGCGCCTTTGGGCCTTCAAAGCTCGGCCCGATGACCTTCTCATTTGTACCTACCCCAAAGCAG GGACTACCTGGATACAGGAAATTGTGAGCATGATCCAGCATAGAGGAGACCCTCAGAAATGTGACCAGGTCCCCATCCATCAACGGATTCCCCTCATAGACATGTTCCCTCCAAAACATTTCCCCCGAG GCCAGTTGTCACCCTCTGGTGTTTCAGGCTTGGAACAAGCAGAGACAATACCTTCTCCGCGCACACTCAAATCTCACCTCCCAGTccagctgctgcctccttccttctGGGAACAGAATTGTAAG ATCATCTACGTTGCCAGGAATGCCAAGGACAACGCAGTCTCCTACTTCCATTTCTACCACATGAACAAGGGGTTGCCAGAGCCCGGAAACTGGGACGAGTTTCTGGAGAACTTCCTTGCAGGAAAAC TTGTCTGGGGCTCTTGGTTTGACCATGTTTGTGGCTGGTGGGAGGCCAAGGACCGACACCCAATTCTGTACCTCTTTTATGAAGACATGAAAGAG GATCCGGCCCGGGAAATCCGGAAAGTAGCCCAATTtctgggcctacaactccctgaTCCAGTTGTGAACCAGATTGTGCAGCATACAATGTTTGAGAACATGAAACTAAACCCAATGACTAACTACAGCTCCATTCCGTCTTTGATCTTTGACCAAACTGTGTCACCCTTCATGCGAAAAG GTACCGTAGGAGACTGGAAGGAGCACTTCACAGTGGCACAAAGTGAGCGGTTTGATGATGCCTGTGAACGGTTATTGGGGGGCAGCAACCTGATCTTCCGCACACAGTTATAA